In the genome of Aspergillus luchuensis IFO 4308 DNA, chromosome 2, nearly complete sequence, one region contains:
- a CDS encoding uncharacterized protein (COG:S;~EggNog:ENOG410PY98) — protein MSPDINSLSPTWSTTSSPRQRRMPPTLSDPLSSQHTQPDFPSAALPNMNNGSANNHSNIIATDLPHRPSQSHRSSMSGSERRRSRTGSSSILNNGHNSANDSAPGEPSATPHDHHRSSFGHNGLRTSSPLSNVGGNPTVATGDPHHQRAPSLGELHQELEQEQEAQVNRLLHMIRSQQAQLQHLQQQQQHSQAVVDDSGPAERLTPFPPIPPLPTTSSRASTQLPSSLSSRRPSRPSSQAASPNLRPLAEPSCGSEGPDWSAGPGESPARRGSRDESAFYQAEAAMLTRENQILRQRIRDLERQVSELTSGARSSEIPAAPTAQGTEAVDHPASAGVGSANESSDKT, from the exons ATGTCGCCCGATATCAACTCTCTGTCCCCGACCTGGTCCACTACTTCTTCCCCGCGTCAACGTCGGATGCCCCCGACTTTATCCGATCCCTTATCGTCACAGCATACTCAGCCAGACTTTCCTTCTGCAGCCCTGCCCAATATGAATAACGGTTCAGCAAATAACCATAGCAACATCATTGCCACTGATCTGCCTCACCGGCCCTCTCAGAGTCACCGCTCCAGCATGTCAGGATCGGAACGCCGCCGGTCCCGTACCGGTTCCAGTTCAATCCTGAACAATGGCCATAACAGCGCTAATGATTCGGCCCCCGGGGAACCGTCCGCAACCccccacgaccaccaccggtCTTCCTTCGGCCATAATGGGCTTCGCACCTCCAGTCCGCTCAGTAATGTCGGGGGGAACCCGACCGTTGCCACCGGGGACCCGCATCATCAACGTGCGCCGTCCCTGGGGGAGCTCCATCAGGAActagaacaagaacaagaagcacaagTG AACCGTCTTTTACACATGATCCGAAGCCAGCAAGCTCAGCTGCAGCACcttcaacagcaacaacaacactcGCAGGCCGTCGTGGATGACTCTGGTCCTGCGGAACGGCTGACCCCATTCCCCCCAATTCCCCCGCTCCCCACAACCAGCAGTCGGGCGTCAACCCAATTGCCTTCCTCCTTGTCCAGCCGGCGACCCTCCCGCCCGTCGAGTCAAGCCGCTTCACCCAATCTCCGACCGCTGGCCGAGCCGTCGTGCGGGTCAGAGGGACCGGATTGGAGTGCAGGCCCCGGTGAGAGCCCAGCCCGGCGGGGAAGCAGGGATGAAAGCGCATTTTACCAGGCGGAGGCAGCGATGCTGACGCGCGAAAACCAAATTCTCCGACAGCGAATCCGTGATTTAG AACGCCAAGTTAGTGAGCTGACCTCTGGTGCCCGATCGAGCGAGATCCCTGCGGCACCTACCGCACAAGGAACCGAGGCCGTAGATCACCCAGCGTCCGCAGGAGTGGGATCGGCGAACGAGTCGTCAGACAAGACCTGA